From a region of the Etheostoma cragini isolate CJK2018 chromosome 22, CSU_Ecrag_1.0, whole genome shotgun sequence genome:
- the si:dkey-37o8.1 gene encoding elongation factor 1-alpha: MVKEKTHVNLVVIGHVDSGKSTTTGHLVYKCGGIEQRKLEKFEKAAAQMGKSSFKFAWVLDKLKAERERGITIDISLLKFSTQKYTLTIIDAPGHRDFIKNMITGTSQADVALLVVSAAKGEYEAGVSRSGQTREHALLAYTLGVKQIIVCVNKMDMTEPPYSQKRFDEVVRGVSGFLKKIGYDPTTVPFVPISGWTGENMITATQKMPWFQGWKSRQREGNASGKTLLEVLDSIHPPVRTINKPLRLPLQDVYKIGGVGTVPVGKIETGILKPGMTLMFSPTKLTAEVKSIEMHHQGLQTALPGHNVGFNIKNVAVKNLRRGDVAGNAQQDPPSDVSSFESQVIILNHPGKVKAGYSPVLDCHTAHVSCRFAELKEKLDRRTGNKLEDQPQVLMSGDAATVKMVPIKPMCVESFFTYPPLGRFAARDLKQTVAVGVIKSVVKDHGSKPLHKAQVCK; this comes from the exons ATGGTGAAAGAGAAGACTCATGTTAATTTAGTGGTTATCGGCCACGTTGACAGCGGTAAGTCAACCACCACTGGCCACCTCGTCTACAAATGTGGCGGCATCGAGCAGAGAAAACTCGAGAAGTTTGAGAAAGCTGCAGCACAG ATGGGCAAGAGTTCATTCAAATTCGCCTGGGTGTTGGACAAGCTGAAAGCTGAGCGGGAGCGAGGAATCACCATTGATATCTCTCTGCTAAAATTTAGCACTCAAAAATACACCTTGACTATAATTGATGCTCCTGGCCACCGTGACTTCATTAAAAACATGATAACCGGGACCTCGCAG GCCGATGTTGCCCTTCTGGTGGTCTCTGCAGCGAAAGGAGAGTATGAGGCCGGGGTGTCAAGAAGTGGTCAGACCAGGGAGCACGCCTTACTGGCCTACACCCTGGGTGTCAAGCAGATTATAGTCTGTGTGAACAAAATGGATATGACTGAACCACCTTACAGCCAAAAACGCTTTGACGAAGTTGTGCGAGGTGTGAGTGGCTTCCTCAAGAAGATTGGCTACGACCCCACAACTGTGCCTTTTGTTCCGATTTCTGGCTGGACTGGGGAGAACATGATCACTGCAACTCAGAAG ATGCCCTGGTTCCAGGGCTGGAAATCCAGACAAAGGGAAGGGAATGCGAGTGGGAAAACTCTACTAGAAGTCCTGGACTCGATTCACCCACCAGTGCGCACCATCAACAAGCCTCTTCGATTGCCTCTGCAGGATGTCTACAAAATTGGAg GAGTTGGTACTGTGCCAGTGGGTAAGATTGAAACTGGCATCCTCAAACCTGGCATGACCCTGATGTTTTCCCCTACCAAGCTCACTGCTGAGGTGAAGTCCATTGAGATGCACCACCAGGGGCTGCAGACGGCTCTGCCAGGACACAATGTTGGCTTCAACATTAAGAACGTGGCTGTCAAGAACCTGCGGCGTGGGGATGTGGCTGGCAATGCCCAGCAGGATCCTCCGTCAGATGTCAGCAGCTTTGAATCTCAG GTGATCATTCTGAACCATCCAGGGAAGGTGAAAGCTGGCTACTCTCCTGTCCTGGACTGCCACACAGCCCATGTAAGCTGTCGCTTTGCTGAGCTGAAGGAGAAGCTCGACCGGCGCACTGGCAATAAACTGGAGGACCAGCCGCAGGTCCTGATGTCTGGAGATGCTGCTACAGTCAAAATGGTTCCCATCAAGCCCATGTGTGTGGAGAGCTTCTTCACTTACCCTCCCTTAG GTCGCTTTGCAGCTAGAGACCTGAAGCAGACAGTTGCTGTAGGTGTCATCAAGTCGGTGGTGAAGGACCATGGGTCAAAACCTCTCCACAAAGCCCAagtgtgtaaataa